The Horticoccus luteus DNA window CACGCCGCCCGCACCGTCTGCTCCAGCGTCGCGCCCGCCAACGTCGGCGCGCCTTCAAACATCACGCGCGTCGCCAGAAACAACTCCGGCCGCGCGATGCCGCGGGCGCGCCGCCAACGGCCCACGTAGTCCTCGCTCGCATGCGCCGAGGCGAGTCCAGCGCCGTCGCCGAAGCGCACGGAGGAGGTTTGCACAAAATTTCCGCCGGCCGCGCGAAACGTGTCCAGCACCTCGAACGCCTGCTCCATGCCGACGTTCCACCCAAAGTTGAGGGTGCCGAGGCAGAGCTCCGACACCGTGACGCCCGAGCGCCCTAAAACACGCCGCTTCATAACGACAGTCTCTCCCCGCCGCGCGCTCCATGAAGGCGCGAAAGTGCGTTGGCGACGAAGGCAATCCGCGCGGAATGGAATAATGTTACAGTGGAGAAATTCATGAGTGACCTTTCGGGGACGGGTGGAAACCCGCGTTCCGAAATCATTCGGGGTCCGCGGGTCGTGAGGATCCTGAGCGTAAAAACACGCCGGCGATCAGGCCGACGTGCACGCGTAACAGGTTCGATTAAACCCGGTGTTCGCGAAGCAGGCGATTTCCGGGTGGCGCCTGAGCGGCGCGGCGAATCGTCAGCTTCCGACACCGGGGATCACCGGTGCGACGAAGAGTTTCCGGTGAGCCCGGAACGGGCGGGAAAATGTCTCTTGATGCGTCATGGCTGAAATAGTACCCGGCAAGGGGGCGTCACTCCGCGCACAAGTCAAGCCCGTGCCGGCCATCGTCGGCTCGTCGGGCGTCCCCCTCGGCCGTCTCACGCGCTATTCGATCCGTCCCTCGTCGAAATCGATCAAGTCGGGCACGGTCTTGATTTCACCCACGCGATCCACGCAGCCCATCGCCGTGAGCGCTTCGCGGAGAAACTCCTGGCCCGCCGGCGTCAGCCCTTTTTGCGCCAGCTCGCGATTCCATTTCGCCGCCCGCACATCGGCCGGCAGCAAGGCGCGCAACCGCTGCTCCACCTCCGCGTCGTCCGCCGCCGCGAAGACAATCTTTTCCACCTCCGCCGGATCGATGCCGAGGTGCAGGCACAAAAAGCGATCGATCCCGCGCTTGTAGTTCTTCGCATAACTCTTCGGCAACGCCCCGTGTGCTTTCACATAACGGCACTTCGCCAGAAACCGCGGCAGATACAGCAGCCCCGTCGCCGCGTGCGCGATATAAGGCGACGGCAGACAAGTGAGAACTTCCCCCGTGGAACCGGGAATCGGCTTCGATGGCATCGCGTGACAACGCAACAGTTCCCGCCGCTCATGCAAGCCGCACCCGCGCCGCCGCTGACTTCCGCCGGATTTTTCAAGCACTACGCGTTCGATGCTTGTCGGCTGGCGGCTGCACCAACGCTCGCTTCGCCTCGATCGCTGCGGTTCGGGGAACGCACGCGTCTCGCGGCTGACGCTCGGTGTCTCGCCGAGAGTGGCTCGGATCGCCCGCGCCGGGCGCTCCCACGGATGAACGACCTCGCCGCCGCCACGTCAGGGCACCACGTAGAGCTCCACCATCATCTCCCCCGTCGCGCCCGCTACGCCGCTGCCTTGCACCGTGTAGACGCCCGGCTCCAACGTCACGAGCAGAGCGGCATCGTCACTGCCATCCGGAAATGAAAACGCACCCACGGTCTGCGCCGCCGTCGCGATGGCCGACGCATCCGCACTCGCGGACCAGTGGTCGTTTTGCGCCAGCACGGTGGAGCCGCGATAAAGCGTGACTTGCGGATCGCCCAACGCCCCGGCCACACCGAACGACGCCAGCGCCGGCCCCGCGCCGCGGATGAGCAACGTCACCGGCCCATTGCCCGCGACGACAAAGCCCGCCACTAGCACCTTATCTTCTGCTCCCGCAAAACCGCGGAGCGAAACGTTGGCCACCGGCGCCGAGTTCGCCGGGTCCGCCGCATCGTAAAATTCAAACAGACTGATCCCGGCGCCCGCATCAAGGCCGCCGGCACTGGCGAAGGTCTGCGCCGAGTAAGTCCCGGCGGAAAGCAGCGGCGCCAACGCCGCGTCGTGCGTGTTGCGAAATACCGGCATGATCGTTTCCGGCTCCGGAAACGCCCCCAGGCGCGCCGCCAAATCCGTGATGCGCGTCGCGAGCGCACCGTCGGCATTCTCGCCAATCTGCGTCATGCCGTCATGGAGACGCAGGACCGGATCCCGCAACGTCGACGAATACGGCACGCCATAGTAGGCCAGCCCCGAACCGATCGCGCGCAACAAAACCGGATGCGCCGCCGCATCCCGCAACACGAAGCCGCCGATCTGCGGCGCCCCGCCCGGGCTCACCCAACTGCGCGCGGAAAAGTTGACGATGCGCGTGGTATTCGGCGCGACCGTGAGCGTCGCCGCCTCGCTCGTGTAAGTGACGCCCCCCGTCGTGGCCACGAGCCGGTAGTCGCCGGCTTGCGCAGCCGTGAGTGATGTCAACGTGAGGGTCGCCGCCGTGGCACCGGCGAGGTCGGCGCCGTTGAGCGTCCACTGATACGTCGCCGGCGTCGACGTGCCGAGCGCCGCCTGCAACGTCACGCTGCGACCCGCCACGATCGTGCGGCTCTCCGGCATCACCGTGAAGCCCGGCGTTTCGATGAGGTTGAAGCGCACGAGTCCGGCATGCGGCTGACCGTTCACGCTCGTGAAATCGCCGCCGACCCAAAGATGGCCGGCGCCATCCAACACCGCGCCACTCGGCGCTTGGTCAAACGTGGGATGGAAATTAAGATCGAGCGTGCCATCCGCGAGATAACGCCGCCCGTTGTAGAACCAGGAACCGTCGGCCAGCAACTGCCCGCGGCCGACCGGCGATTGCGGGTCAAAGCTCACGTCGCGCGAGCCATCCGGGTTGAGACGGAACACCGTGGAAACATAGGGGCCGACGTTGTAACCAAAGACCAGCGCGCGCCCGTCCGAAAGCGGTTGCGC harbors:
- a CDS encoding DUF5069 domain-containing protein, with product MPSKPIPGSTGEVLTCLPSPYIAHAATGLLYLPRFLAKCRYVKAHGALPKSYAKNYKRGIDRFLCLHLGIDPAEVEKIVFAAADDAEVEQRLRALLPADVRAAKWNRELAQKGLTPAGQEFLREALTAMGCVDRVGEIKTVPDLIDFDEGRIE